The genome window GATCCTTTCGTCAATGGCCAAACCGGGCACTATATTTTCACCATCACCAACGACGGCAAGGTCAGTACGAATGGAACCATCACACTGACGGATCAGCTCCCAGCCGGATTTACCTACAAATCGGCCTCGGGGCAGCATTGGAATTGCGACGCCGGTCCGCCGGTGACGTGCACGCGGACCACGCCGCTAGCAGTAGCCGAGACAACGATTGTATGGCTGGCGGTTGCCATCGACACACCCTTCTGCGCCATCAATATGGCCGCAGTCTCAACTCCGATGGACGACAACCATGCCAACGACACCGCGACGAACACCGTCTGTCCGCTGCTTAATTCCGGTGCGCCGGCGTGGCTCGCACCGACACAGGAACCTGGGGACACAACAGGTCTCGATACCGCTCATCAAGTTGCCTTCGACAACCAAGGCAATGTCGTGGCGGTTGGAGTCATCACCAACACCGCCACGGGCGAGGACTTCGCCGTCGTGAAGATCGACAAGGTCGATGGCCACGTCCTGTGGCGACGGCAGACCAACGGGGCGGCGGATGGTCAGGATCAGGCGTTAGCGCTGGCGGTGGATCAGGAGACCAACGACGTGTTCGCTGCCGGCTACATTACCGACACCTCCGGCGCTCGCGACATGTTCGTGGTGAAGTACGATACCGACGGCAACCCCCAATGGAGCAAAAGGTTGAGCGGTACGATGCTAGGAGGACAAGACGAAGGGTTCGCACTCGCACTCTTGGCAGGAGACGTTGTGGTCGCGGGCAAGACCCAGAATCAGAGCACCTCGCGAGACTTCACCGTGATTCGACTCTCCGGCACAACAGGGGAAGAAGTCTGGAGCTCCCGTTACCTGCCGACTGGCCTCTCACGCAGCGACGATGTCGCATTTGCCGTTGGCATAGACCATCAAGGAGACGTGCTCGCGGCAGGACAAAGGGGAGACGCTCAAGACGGTACGAACCTGACCGTCGTGAAAATTGCCGGCGACAGCGGCCAAGAACGCTGGCGTAAGGAACTGCAAGGTTCGCAGCCTGGCGGAACGAACAACGCCGCATCGCTCGTGTTCGACCTCGACGAAGGGAACAATGGCAATAGCTCGATCGTCGTCGCCGGTACCTTGGAAAATGCCGGGAGCAACGCGGACTTCAGCATCATCAAATTTCGCAATTCCGATGGTACAGAAATGTGGCGGCGCGCATTGAACGGCGACGCGCCGGGCGCGTACGATGCCGCGCTTACCGTGGCGCTCGATCCAACCACTGGCGAGGTCGTGGCTGGCGGGACCATACAACGGGCCGCAAGCGGTGCCGACTTCACGGTCATCAAATTTGCGGCGAGCGATGGCGCTGTGGTGTGGTGGCAGGGTCTTTCAGGAGACGCGCCACAAGGTCTCGATACTGCTACTTCCGTAGCTGTGGAAGCATCAGGGCATGTAGTGGCAGCGGGAACTTTGCAGAACAATGGGACAGGGCAAGATTTTACGCTCGTCGAGTTGGACCAGAAGGATGGTCACGAGCACTGGCGCAAGACGGAGAACGGTGCCGCCGATGCACAGGATATGGCACTCACCGCCGTAGCCGATCCCGACCCAAGTCGCTCGAAGATCGCGGTGGGAGGTTGGGTACGAGAGAGCACTGACGCGACGATGTTCACCGTTCATCTCTATCAAGGTACCCTGCCCTTACCTTCCCCCGCCGATCCCCCGAGCGTCAGCGTCATCGACGCGGAGAAAATCGTACCGCCCGAAGAAGGGATAGAAGAACAAGAACAACGCCGGTATCGCCTGGGGAAACCTCCGGCGGCGCTTGGAGAATCGCGCGAGTAGAGACACAGTTCATGTGTCCCTACAACCTTTCCGGTCAGATGCGTGCAAGTGGGGCTGGGAGCCCGGCGACATCGACCCGAGTGCGGAAGATCGTCCCTTTCCGGCTGGGGTCTTCGGTGTTATCCGCAGTCACAATGTAGAGATCGCGGCGTTCTTGGTTGCCAAAGCACACGCTGGTCACTGCCTTCGCCGGCACGTCGATCTTACGATCAAGCTGGCCCTCGGGCGTATACCGCGCGACACAACGCCCGCCGTAGACTGCCACCCAGATGCAGCCAACCTCATCGACGCAGAGCCCGTCGGGGATCGTCCCACCGGTCATCTGCGCGATAGCGCGGCGGTTGCTCATGGTGCCATCTGCGGCCACATCGTGCACGATCAGATGCGGCCCGGCACTGTCGGCATGGTAAATGGACTTTTCTCCAGGCGAAAACCCAATGCCGTTGGTCAAACCGACCTCACCATACATCTGCACGACGCTTCCCGGTCCATCGATCCGCCACAGCTCGCCGGGAGTGCGCGGCCCTTCTTTGAAGGGATCGGCTCGTAACGAACCGGCATACACGCGCCCGGCACTGTCGGTATAGAGATCGTTGAAACCGGGAATATCCTCTCGTTGAAATAAGATCCGCGTCTCCCCGTCTTTGACGTGGCAGATATTCTTTCCGGAAACCACCACACCGCCGTCGGCATGAAGGGCAATCCCACCGACGCCGCGCCGGCGCGGCACGACCGTCGTCACCTCTCCACTAGGCGAGCGTCGATAGACACCGCCATTGGGGACATCGCTGAAGCAAAGATTCTCGGCGACGTCGACACGTG of Deltaproteobacteria bacterium contains these proteins:
- a CDS encoding SMP-30/gluconolactonase/LRE family protein, encoding MLETLAFGYGLLEGPRVDVAENLCFSDVPNGGVYRRSPSGEVTTVVPRRRGVGGIALHADGGVVVSGKNICHVKDGETRILFQREDIPGFNDLYTDSAGRVYAGSLRADPFKEGPRTPGELWRIDGPGSVVQMYGEVGLTNGIGFSPGEKSIYHADSAGPHLIVHDVAADGTMSNRRAIAQMTGGTIPDGLCVDEVGCIWVAVYGGRCVARYTPEGQLDRKIDVPAKAVTSVCFGNQERRDLYIVTADNTEDPSRKGTIFRTRVDVAGLPAPLARI